The Nomascus leucogenys isolate Asia chromosome 16, Asia_NLE_v1, whole genome shotgun sequence genome includes a region encoding these proteins:
- the MRPL15 gene encoding 39S ribosomal protein L15, mitochondrial: MAGPLQGGGARALDLLRGLPRVSLANLKPNPGSKKPERRPRGRRRGRKCGRGHKGERQRGTRPRLGFEGGQTPFYIRIPKYGFNEGHSFRRQYKPLSLNRLQYLIDLGRVDPSQPIDLTQLVNGRGVTIQPLKRDYGVQLVEEGADTFTAKVNIEVQLASELAIAAIEKNGGVVTTAFYDPRSLDIVCKPVPFFLRGQPIPKRMLPPEELVPYYTDAKNRGYLADPAKFPEARLELARKYGYILPDITKDELFKMLCTRKDPRQIFFGLAPGWVVNMADKKILKPTDENLLKYYTS; this comes from the exons ATGGCCGGTCCCTTGCAGGGCGGTGGGGCCCGGGCCCTGGACCTACTCCGGGGCCTGCCGCGTGTGAGCCTGGCCAACTTAAAGCCGAATCCCGGCTCCAAGAAACCG GAGAGAAGACCAAGAGGTCGGAGAAGAGGTAGAAAATGTGGCAGAGGCCATAAAGGAGAAAGGCAAAGAGGAACCCGGCCCCGCCTGGGCTTTGAGGGAGGCCAGACTCCATTTTACATCCGAATCCCAAAATACGGGTTTAATGAAGGACATAG tttcagacGCCAGTATAAGCCTTTGAGTCTCAATAGACTGCAGTATCTTATTGATTTGGGTCGTGTTGATCCTAGTCAACCTATTGATTTAACCCAGCTTGTCAATGGGAGAGGTGTGACTATCCAGCCACTTAAAAGGGATTATGGTGTCCAGCTGGTCGAGGAG GGTGCTGACACCTTTACGGCAAAAGTTAATATTGAAGTACAGTTGGCTTCAGAACTAGCTATTGCTGCCATTGAAAAAAATGGTGGTGTTGTTACTACAGCCTTCTATGATCCAAGAAGTCTCG acaTTGTATGCAAACCTGTTCCATTCTTTCTTCGTGGACAACCCATTCCAAAAAGAATGCTTCCAccagaagaactggtaccatatTACACGGATGCAAAGAACCGTGGGTACCTGGCGGATCCTGCCAAATTTCCTGAAGCACGACTTGAACTCGCCAGGAAGTACGGTTATATCTTACCTGATATCACTAAAGATGAACTCTTCAAAATGCTCTGTACTAGGAAGGATCCAAGGCAGATTTTCTTTGGTCTTGCTCCAGGATGGGTGGTGAATATGGCCGATAAGAAAATCCTAAAACCTACAGATGAAAATCTCCTTAAGTATTATACCTCATGA